The Leptospiraceae bacterium genome includes a region encoding these proteins:
- a CDS encoding rhodanese-like domain-containing protein: MSPETLKQRLDEREKGGDDFVLLDVRNPNEQEIAIIPGTDLLIPLADFDLEISKLNNYKMEGKEIIVYCRSGGRSTTACGKLQRNGFSKILNLEGGILSYSDEADPSIPKY, translated from the coding sequence ATCAGCCCGGAAACATTAAAACAAAGGTTAGATGAAAGAGAGAAAGGAGGAGATGATTTTGTTTTACTAGATGTTCGTAATCCAAACGAACAAGAAATCGCCATTATCCCCGGAACGGATTTGCTCATTCCATTAGCTGATTTTGATTTAGAAATTTCAAAACTAAACAATTATAAAATGGAAGGAAAAGAAATTATCGTTTATTGCAGAAGTGGTGGAAGATCTACTACCGCATGTGGAAAATTACAACGAAATGGATTTTCCAAAATTTTAAACCTTGAAGGTGGAATTCTTTCCTATTCCGACGAAGCAGATCCATCCATTCCGAAATATTAA
- a CDS encoding valine--tRNA ligase gives MKKEISDRYEPQAVEKKWIEYWEKNKSFQVDYSNKESFSIVIPPPNVTGTLHIGHALNHTIQDIMIRIERKKGKAALWVPGMDHAGIATQVVVEKQLAAIDKKKTDFTRDEFINKVWEWKEKSGGQITHQQKMLGESVDWSKERFTFDEGLSKAVIKVFRSLYEEGLIYRGERIINWCPVTKTAISDIEVEFRETKGFLYHIRYPIKGTSDYIVVATTRPETMLGDVAVCAHPDDTRYSSKKGAILVLPLMNREIPLLFDTFVDKEFGSGLVKITPAHDANDYEAGKRLGLTPINIMNIDASLNENAGNYKGLDRYSARKKIIQDLQKLDLIEKIEDYTHSVGHNQRGGAVIEPYLSTQWFVKIKPLAEKALEVVKDGKIEIIPKMWEKTYFEWMENIKDWCISRQLWWGHRIPAYYAPNGTMVVAESLEEAFELLKTKIPNLKKEEITQDEDVLDTWFSSGLWPFSVFGWPEKTEDWKRFYPTSILVTGFDIIFFWVARMIMFGLKFNEGVIPFKKVLIHGLVRDKHGKKFSKSLGNTIDPLDMMSKYGTDSFRFFLAATLPEGKDILFDESRLDGYRSFCNKIWNSSRFILMNLPENFELNEMNPTELESSDAWILDRFNQCLATYEKAYSEYRFYEMASAIYDFIWGDLCDWYIELVKPRIYGKSGEKSLETARQTLVHVLLSSLNLLHPFMPFITEEIYSVFSEKALTNSDWAKPFTIGDSKKVEKLSLLIEIVSKVRVVRADLNIPPDKKCKMIIKSKDSLTKEIIEEEKLSILQLSRAEELSFTPDYATEQSDSIAAFSRGEIILPLSGMIDFGKERERLNKEKTSLELDMEKINKKLSNPEFISKAKPEVIAKEQEKMDGLKSKLETVVKSLEKLG, from the coding sequence ATGAAAAAAGAAATTAGTGACAGATATGAACCCCAAGCCGTAGAAAAAAAATGGATTGAATATTGGGAAAAAAATAAATCATTCCAAGTAGATTACTCAAATAAAGAGTCCTTTTCTATTGTGATTCCGCCGCCTAACGTTACAGGAACTTTGCATATTGGACATGCACTTAATCATACAATTCAAGATATTATGATTCGAATCGAGCGCAAAAAAGGAAAAGCCGCTCTTTGGGTTCCGGGTATGGATCATGCTGGAATCGCAACTCAAGTAGTTGTTGAAAAACAGCTTGCGGCTATCGATAAAAAGAAAACTGATTTCACTCGTGATGAATTTATAAATAAAGTATGGGAATGGAAAGAAAAATCAGGTGGTCAGATAACTCATCAACAAAAAATGCTTGGAGAAAGTGTTGATTGGTCTAAAGAGAGATTTACATTTGACGAAGGTTTATCCAAAGCAGTCATAAAAGTATTTCGTTCTCTTTACGAAGAAGGGTTGATTTACCGAGGCGAAAGAATTATCAATTGGTGTCCTGTTACCAAAACCGCTATTTCTGATATCGAAGTAGAATTTCGTGAGACAAAAGGATTTCTCTATCATATTCGTTATCCAATCAAAGGTACTTCTGATTACATCGTAGTAGCCACAACTCGTCCTGAAACCATGCTCGGTGACGTTGCCGTTTGCGCTCATCCAGACGATACTCGCTATTCCTCAAAGAAGGGGGCTATTTTGGTTTTGCCTCTGATGAACCGAGAAATTCCTTTACTCTTTGATACATTTGTAGACAAAGAATTTGGAAGTGGTCTTGTAAAAATTACACCCGCACATGATGCAAATGACTATGAAGCCGGAAAACGATTGGGATTAACTCCAATCAATATTATGAATATTGATGCATCGTTAAATGAGAATGCTGGAAATTATAAAGGTTTAGATCGTTATTCCGCTCGAAAAAAAATAATCCAAGATTTACAAAAACTAGACCTAATAGAAAAAATAGAAGATTATACTCACTCAGTTGGACATAACCAAAGAGGGGGAGCTGTTATAGAGCCATATTTGTCTACCCAATGGTTCGTAAAAATCAAACCTCTTGCGGAAAAAGCACTAGAAGTTGTAAAAGACGGGAAAATCGAAATTATCCCCAAAATGTGGGAGAAAACTTATTTCGAGTGGATGGAAAATATCAAGGATTGGTGTATCTCTCGTCAACTTTGGTGGGGGCATCGTATTCCCGCTTATTATGCGCCTAACGGTACGATGGTTGTTGCTGAGAGTCTTGAGGAAGCATTCGAATTATTAAAAACAAAAATTCCAAATCTAAAGAAAGAAGAAATTACACAAGATGAAGACGTTCTAGATACTTGGTTTTCATCCGGATTATGGCCGTTTTCCGTATTTGGGTGGCCTGAAAAAACAGAAGATTGGAAGCGTTTTTATCCGACTTCCATTTTAGTTACAGGATTTGATATTATTTTCTTCTGGGTAGCTAGGATGATTATGTTTGGGCTCAAATTTAATGAAGGTGTAATTCCATTCAAGAAAGTTTTGATTCACGGACTAGTTCGAGACAAACATGGAAAGAAGTTTAGTAAGTCATTGGGTAATACTATTGATCCGCTTGATATGATGTCTAAATACGGAACGGATTCCTTTCGTTTTTTCTTAGCGGCAACTCTTCCTGAAGGTAAAGACATATTATTCGACGAAAGTAGGCTCGACGGTTATCGTTCGTTTTGTAATAAAATCTGGAACTCTAGTCGTTTCATTTTGATGAATCTTCCTGAAAATTTTGAACTCAATGAAATGAATCCTACTGAGCTTGAGTCAAGCGATGCATGGATTTTAGATCGTTTTAATCAATGTCTAGCTACTTATGAGAAAGCATATAGCGAATATCGCTTTTACGAAATGGCATCCGCAATCTATGACTTCATTTGGGGTGATTTATGTGATTGGTATATTGAATTAGTAAAACCAAGAATCTACGGAAAGTCCGGAGAAAAATCTCTCGAAACTGCAAGACAGACTTTAGTTCATGTATTATTATCCTCTTTGAATTTACTTCATCCGTTTATGCCATTTATCACAGAAGAAATTTATAGTGTATTTTCAGAAAAAGCACTTACTAATTCTGATTGGGCAAAACCATTTACCATTGGGGATTCTAAAAAAGTAGAAAAACTTTCTCTCCTGATCGAGATTGTTTCTAAAGTGCGTGTGGTTCGTGCTGATCTAAATATTCCTCCTGATAAAAAGTGTAAGATGATTATTAAGTCGAAAGACTCTCTGACCAAAGAAATTATCGAAGAGGAAAAACTTTCTATCTTACAGCTATCTCGCGCAGAAGAATTGTCGTTTACTCCTGATTATGCGACCGAACAGTCTGATTCTATTGCAGCATTTTCTCGCGGTGAAATTATTCTTCCACTTTCAGGAATGATTGATTTTGGTAAAGAACGCGAAAGATTGAACAAGGAAAAAACTTCTCTTGAATTGGATATGGAAAAAATCAATAAGAAGTTGTCCAATCCCGAATTCATTTCGAAAGCCAAACCAGAAGTAATCGCAAAAGAACAAGAAAAAATGGATGGATTAAAGTCTAAATTGGAAACGGTAGTGAAGAGTTTGGAAAAGTTGGGTTGA
- a CDS encoding phosphoribosylamine--glycine ligase, which translates to MKVLLIGSGGREAALAFKIRQSPLLKELKVFPGNGGFPQEEILPKGLFNLKDKVSTVTFIQKEKFDLVVIGPEDPLVDGIVDWLDEVGVPCFGPSKYCAQLEGSKDFAKTLMKEFGIPTARYETFTDYNSAKTYLEKEGVPIVIKADGLAAGKGVTVCFQMQEAVQALKEIFVDNKFGASGSKVVIEEFMQGEEASVFAIFDGANYIMLPALQDHKRAYDGDEGPNTGGMGAYCPAPIATEKVYDQVRKEIFDPMLNGLSKKGFPYKGLLYAGLMIDKSGYAKVVEFNCRFGDPETQSLMLLIEDDLLEIFMQSAKGKLGKNAINLRKGSSCVVVLAAKGYPSDYIKNIPLNFKQPNENTSVFHAGTVLKDGKIFSTGGRILGISSYSFDLKSAIQNAYSYLNENQQENTFYRSDIGHRAL; encoded by the coding sequence ATGAAAGTATTACTCATCGGTAGTGGTGGAAGAGAAGCGGCATTAGCCTTTAAAATAAGGCAATCTCCTTTATTGAAGGAATTAAAAGTATTTCCGGGTAATGGCGGTTTTCCGCAAGAAGAAATTTTACCGAAAGGATTGTTTAATCTAAAAGACAAAGTTAGCACAGTAACGTTTATCCAAAAAGAAAAGTTTGATTTAGTTGTGATTGGTCCTGAAGATCCATTAGTGGATGGGATTGTCGATTGGTTGGATGAAGTGGGCGTTCCGTGTTTTGGTCCTTCTAAATATTGCGCACAACTCGAAGGATCAAAAGATTTTGCAAAAACTCTGATGAAAGAGTTTGGAATACCTACGGCCCGATATGAAACTTTCACCGATTATAATTCAGCCAAAACCTACTTAGAAAAGGAAGGTGTGCCAATCGTAATCAAAGCAGACGGACTAGCTGCTGGCAAAGGTGTTACAGTTTGTTTTCAAATGCAAGAAGCAGTTCAGGCTTTGAAGGAAATTTTCGTAGACAATAAATTTGGGGCAAGTGGATCAAAAGTTGTGATCGAAGAATTTATGCAAGGGGAAGAGGCTTCTGTTTTTGCTATCTTCGATGGGGCTAATTATATTATGCTTCCAGCATTACAAGATCATAAACGTGCTTACGATGGCGACGAAGGTCCGAATACCGGGGGAATGGGAGCATATTGTCCTGCACCGATTGCAACCGAAAAAGTTTATGATCAAGTTCGAAAAGAAATTTTTGACCCAATGTTAAATGGACTTAGTAAAAAAGGATTTCCTTACAAAGGTTTACTTTATGCTGGGCTTATGATCGATAAATCAGGCTATGCAAAAGTTGTAGAATTTAATTGTAGATTTGGTGATCCTGAAACACAGAGTCTCATGTTATTGATTGAAGATGATCTATTAGAAATATTTATGCAATCAGCAAAAGGTAAATTGGGGAAAAATGCTATTAACCTCCGGAAAGGGTCTTCTTGTGTAGTTGTCCTTGCTGCAAAAGGTTATCCAAGTGATTATATCAAAAATATTCCTTTGAATTTTAAGCAACCCAACGAAAATACTTCGGTTTTTCATGCGGGAACAGTTTTGAAAGATGGAAAAATATTTTCAACGGGTGGGCGCATACTTGGTATTAGCTCTTACTCGTTCGATTTAAAATCTGCTATTCAAAATGCTTATTCTTATCTTAACGAGAACCAACAGGAAAATACATTTTATCGATCTGATATAGGTCATAGGGCGCTATAG
- a CDS encoding glycerophosphodiester phosphodiesterase gives MNNFWPSLRILISCLFFLYCTSSPKIKNNVADLDMQGHRGARGLYPENTLPAFKAAMDLGMTTLELDTVLTKDKQLIIHHDENINPKLCVWLNGTNVEPLPIKNFTIKELKNLDCGSLKNASFPEQTTVSGTKLSTLKEFFQYVKEYEKEKKIKKPFLFNIETKLNPKLYTKEDILEYANIIVKTIEDAKVVDQSTVQSFVLEILPEIKKLNPKISTSALFAPSFADYSLLTLGFSSPRNNIIEKTKQIKAEIISPYFLYINPEFIRICKKNNIRVIPWTVNEKEQMREMMLLGVDGIISDYPDRLKSIHQEE, from the coding sequence ATGAATAACTTTTGGCCTAGTCTTCGAATTTTGATTTCTTGTTTATTTTTCCTATATTGTACAAGCTCCCCTAAAATAAAAAATAATGTAGCAGATTTAGATATGCAGGGTCACCGAGGGGCAAGAGGTTTGTATCCTGAAAATACTCTACCGGCATTTAAGGCTGCTATGGATTTGGGGATGACTACCCTCGAATTGGATACAGTATTAACTAAGGACAAACAGCTCATTATCCACCATGATGAAAATATAAATCCAAAACTTTGCGTATGGTTAAATGGAACTAACGTTGAACCTCTTCCAATTAAAAATTTTACAATTAAAGAATTAAAAAATTTAGATTGTGGATCTTTAAAAAATGCTTCATTCCCAGAGCAAACAACAGTATCTGGAACAAAGTTGTCTACATTAAAAGAATTCTTTCAATATGTAAAAGAATATGAAAAAGAGAAAAAAATAAAAAAACCATTTTTATTTAATATTGAAACTAAGTTAAATCCAAAACTTTATACCAAAGAAGATATCTTAGAATATGCAAATATAATTGTAAAAACGATTGAAGATGCAAAGGTAGTAGATCAATCAACAGTTCAATCCTTTGTGTTGGAAATACTTCCAGAAATAAAAAAGCTAAATCCTAAAATTTCTACATCGGCGCTTTTTGCTCCCTCATTCGCGGATTACAGTCTTTTAACCCTTGGATTTTCTTCGCCGAGAAACAATATAATTGAAAAAACTAAACAAATTAAAGCGGAAATAATATCTCCTTATTTTTTATATATCAATCCAGAATTTATTCGTATCTGCAAAAAAAATAATATTCGAGTAATACCATGGACTGTAAATGAAAAAGAACAAATGAGAGAAATGATGTTATTAGGTGTTGATGGAATTATTTCCGATTATCCAGATCGCCTAAAATCGATTCACCAAGAAGAATAG